In one Arenibacter antarcticus genomic region, the following are encoded:
- the atpG gene encoding ATP synthase F1 subunit gamma has product MANLKEIRNRITSVSSTMQITSAMKMVSAAKLKKAQDAITAMRPYSDKLSELLQGLSASLEGDSGSIYSVDREVNKVLIVAITSNRGLCGAFNTNIIKHSNYLANNTYAGKEVDIMAIGKKANDTLRKKRNIVANHSAVYENLTFDNVAVIAEELMELFSKGTYDRIDIVYNKFKNAATQIVTTEQFLPIVPMEGEANESADYIFEPSKVEIVAQLIPKSLKTQLYKGIRDSFASEHGARMTAMHKATDNATDLRDQLKLTYNKARQASITGEILEIVGGAEALNN; this is encoded by the coding sequence ATGGCCAATTTAAAAGAAATACGGAATAGAATTACCTCGGTATCCTCGACCATGCAGATTACTAGTGCCATGAAAATGGTATCTGCCGCAAAGTTGAAGAAAGCCCAGGATGCTATTACCGCTATGCGCCCCTATTCCGATAAATTATCGGAGCTTTTACAGGGTCTTAGCGCAAGTTTGGAAGGTGATTCCGGAAGTATCTATTCCGTTGATCGTGAAGTGAACAAAGTCCTTATCGTTGCAATCACCTCCAACCGAGGTTTGTGCGGGGCCTTCAACACTAATATCATCAAGCACAGTAACTATTTGGCCAATAACACCTATGCTGGTAAAGAAGTAGATATCATGGCCATCGGCAAAAAGGCTAATGACACCCTACGAAAAAAAAGGAACATAGTGGCAAACCATAGTGCAGTCTATGAAAATTTAACTTTTGATAATGTTGCCGTTATTGCTGAGGAGTTAATGGAATTGTTTTCCAAGGGCACCTACGACAGGATTGATATTGTTTACAATAAATTCAAGAATGCCGCGACTCAAATTGTGACAACTGAACAGTTTTTACCAATTGTTCCTATGGAGGGAGAAGCAAATGAATCTGCAGATTATATTTTTGAACCCTCCAAAGTGGAAATTGTAGCACAATTGATACCGAAATCCCTAAAGACACAATTGTACAAGGGAATTCGTGATTCATTTGCCAGTGAGCACGGGGCACGTATGACCGCAATGCACAAGGCTACAGATAACGCAACCGACCTTAGGGATCAGTTGAAATTAACATACAACAAAGCAAGGCAGGCCTCCATTACCGGTGAAATCTTAGAAATTGTTGGTGGAGCGGAAGCGCTGAACAATTAG
- the atpB gene encoding F0F1 ATP synthase subunit A, translating to MQKPFYVKILLFATLLLGINAFAQEKDQASGDEQESLKSEIKEFIGHHLLDSHDFTLFTIDEENNEHVSFPLPVILWDNGVKVFMSSKFDHGQSVAEVDGEYYALYHGKIVKTDAEGTINYDNEEHATNVKPLDFSITKNVVFIILVSLIMIFMFGRMAKSYKGTMMPKGMGRFLEPIILYIRDDIAIPNIGQKHYRRYMGYLLTVFFFIWIINLLGLSPLGVNVTNNIAVTLCLAFVTFLITTFTANKNYWKHIFWMPDVPVFMKVVLAPIELLGTFIKPFSLMIRLYANITAGHLILMSILGMMFIFKNWMGSSLSFALASALSFLELLVAALQAYIFTMLSALYFGSAVEEHDDH from the coding sequence ATGCAAAAACCTTTCTACGTTAAAATTCTTTTATTTGCCACACTCCTTCTGGGGATCAATGCTTTTGCACAAGAAAAGGACCAGGCGTCCGGAGATGAGCAAGAAAGTTTGAAATCTGAAATCAAGGAATTTATTGGTCATCACCTATTGGATTCTCACGATTTTACACTTTTCACAATCGATGAAGAAAATAATGAGCACGTCAGCTTTCCGTTGCCTGTAATTTTATGGGACAATGGGGTAAAGGTCTTTATGTCTTCAAAATTTGACCACGGGCAATCCGTTGCGGAAGTAGATGGGGAATATTACGCCCTATACCACGGAAAAATAGTCAAAACCGATGCAGAAGGGACTATTAATTACGATAATGAGGAGCATGCTACCAATGTAAAACCTTTGGATTTCTCTATCACCAAAAACGTGGTGTTTATAATTTTGGTATCCCTTATAATGATCTTCATGTTCGGAAGAATGGCGAAATCCTATAAAGGCACTATGATGCCAAAAGGTATGGGACGCTTTTTGGAGCCCATTATCCTTTACATTCGTGATGATATTGCTATTCCAAATATTGGTCAGAAACACTATAGAAGATACATGGGTTATTTGTTGACCGTATTTTTCTTTATCTGGATAATAAACCTTTTGGGATTATCACCATTAGGGGTAAACGTCACCAACAACATTGCTGTGACCCTTTGCTTGGCCTTTGTCACTTTTCTCATCACCACCTTTACAGCGAACAAAAACTATTGGAAACACATATTCTGGATGCCAGATGTACCCGTTTTCATGAAAGTAGTATTGGCTCCTATAGAATTATTAGGAACATTTATTAAGCCCTTTTCCCTAATGATTCGATTGTACGCGAATATTACGGCTGGGCATTTGATATTAATGAGTATCCTAGGAATGATGTTTATCTTTAAAAACTGGATGGGAAGTTCATTGTCCTTTGCTTTGGCAAGTGCACTCTCCTTCCTGGAATTATTGGTAGCCGCCTTACAGGCCTATATTTTCACTATGTTGTCTGCCTTATATTTTGGTTCAGCAGTAGAAGAGCATGATGATCACTAA
- the atpH gene encoding ATP synthase F1 subunit delta: MNESRAAVRYAKAILDMAVENKSTEGVENDMRKIVTTISGSPELRDMLGSPILKGELKKNALSAIFEGSTSVTEGLLTVLVDNKRISILNDVAEKFIILNEARKGQGIAIVTTAVPLTEELEKKILSKVVQITGNESTIENKVDESIIGGFILRVGDMQYDASISNKLDNLKREFTNSL; the protein is encoded by the coding sequence ATGAACGAATCTAGAGCAGCCGTACGTTACGCAAAGGCAATATTGGACATGGCAGTAGAGAATAAATCTACTGAGGGTGTGGAGAATGACATGCGTAAAATAGTGACCACTATTTCCGGAAGCCCGGAACTTCGCGATATGTTGGGAAGCCCAATCCTAAAAGGAGAATTAAAGAAAAACGCACTATCGGCTATTTTTGAAGGTAGCACTTCTGTAACGGAAGGACTGCTTACCGTTTTGGTAGATAACAAGCGAATCTCCATTTTGAACGATGTGGCTGAAAAATTCATCATTCTAAATGAAGCCAGAAAGGGTCAGGGAATTGCTATAGTTACCACCGCAGTCCCATTGACCGAAGAATTGGAGAAAAAAATATTAAGTAAGGTAGTTCAAATCACCGGCAACGAATCCACCATTGAAAATAAGGTGGATGAAAGCATTATAGGAGGTTTTATTTTACGCGTTGGGGATATGCAATACGATGCAAGCATCTCCAATAAGTTGGACAACCTAAAAAGAGAGTTTACGAATAGTCTATAA
- the dut gene encoding dUTP diphosphatase, whose translation MTINIINKSAHELPSYETIASAGMDLRANLNEPITLKSMERAIVKTGLFIELPIGVEAQVRPRSGLAAKKGITVLNAPGTIDADYRGEIGVILVNLSNETFTVENGERIAQLVIAKHERAQWCTVEVLSETSRGEGGFGSTGVK comes from the coding sequence ATGACCATAAACATCATTAATAAATCGGCTCACGAATTACCCAGTTATGAAACCATTGCCTCGGCAGGTATGGATTTAAGGGCCAATCTAAACGAACCTATTACTTTAAAGTCCATGGAACGTGCCATTGTAAAAACAGGGCTTTTTATAGAGCTTCCAATCGGCGTTGAAGCACAGGTAAGGCCAAGAAGTGGCTTGGCCGCCAAAAAGGGCATAACGGTACTTAATGCGCCCGGAACAATAGATGCGGACTACAGGGGAGAGATTGGCGTGATTCTTGTAAATCTTTCCAATGAAACATTCACTGTTGAAAATGGGGAACGCATAGCACAATTGGTAATCGCCAAGCACGAACGGGCCCAATGGTGTACGGTAGAAGTGCTTTCTGAAACTTCACGTGGGGAAGGCGGATTTGGGAGTACAGGCGTAAAATAA
- a CDS encoding F0F1 ATP synthase subunit B has product MEKLIEQFSFGLFFWQLLLLVILLLVLRKFAWGPILNAVEERESGIKDALEAAENAKKEMQNVTADSERLLQEARLEREAMIKEAREMKEKIVADAKGMAQVEADNMIKQAKTAIEGEKKAAVAEIKDQVAILSVEIAEKIIKGQFSDKDKQLRLVEDMIGDIKLN; this is encoded by the coding sequence ATGGAGAAATTAATAGAACAGTTTTCATTTGGATTGTTTTTTTGGCAATTGTTATTGCTGGTTATACTGTTGCTTGTTTTGCGCAAGTTTGCATGGGGACCAATACTTAATGCCGTTGAGGAAAGGGAATCTGGAATAAAAGACGCCTTAGAAGCAGCGGAAAATGCGAAAAAGGAAATGCAAAATGTTACTGCAGATAGCGAACGTCTATTGCAGGAAGCACGACTTGAACGCGAGGCCATGATCAAAGAGGCCCGTGAAATGAAAGAGAAAATCGTTGCAGACGCTAAGGGTATGGCCCAAGTAGAAGCCGATAATATGATAAAGCAGGCAAAAACTGCTATCGAGGGTGAAAAGAAAGCAGCCGTTGCCGAAATCAAGGATCAGGTAGCTATCCTCTCTGTAGAAATTGCTGAAAAAATCATTAAAGGACAATTTTCTGATAAGGACAAGCAGTTGAGGTTGGTAGAAGATATGATAGGGGATATCAAGCTAAACTAA
- a CDS encoding acyl-CoA thioesterase — translation MQPKTPSESRTLMTDLVLPSETNPLNNLFGGELLARMDRAASIAARRHSRRVTVTASVNHVAFNQAVPVGSVVTVEAAVSRAFNTSMEIYIDVWMEDRFSGERSKVNEAIYTFVAVDESGKPIKVPELTPETPLEKERFEAALRRKQLSLVLAGKMKPKEATELRAIFMD, via the coding sequence ATGCAGCCCAAAACGCCCAGTGAATCCCGGACATTAATGACCGATTTGGTATTGCCAAGTGAAACAAACCCCTTGAACAATTTGTTTGGAGGAGAGCTTTTGGCCCGTATGGACCGTGCTGCGAGTATTGCTGCAAGGCGACATAGTAGAAGGGTTACGGTCACAGCCTCGGTTAATCATGTGGCATTTAACCAAGCGGTTCCCGTTGGGAGTGTTGTAACGGTGGAAGCAGCTGTTTCAAGAGCGTTTAACACCTCTATGGAGATTTACATTGATGTGTGGATGGAAGACCGCTTTAGCGGTGAGAGATCTAAGGTAAACGAGGCGATCTACACCTTTGTTGCGGTTGATGAAAGTGGTAAACCCATTAAGGTCCCAGAACTTACCCCAGAGACCCCATTGGAAAAGGAACGTTTTGAAGCGGCCCTTCGAAGAAAACAATTGAGTTTGGTCTTGGCGGGAAAAATGAAACCCAAAGAAGCTACGGAATTGCGCGCTATTTTTATGGATTAA
- a CDS encoding lipopolysaccharide assembly protein LapB: MGLFLIPLPHYAQEDKIEEEESAEVFLEEYSDAFQEKFFEALKQKGIENYDKAINLLLECKQFEGNNSAVDYELAKAYLVTKNYILAQEYALLSLASRPEDYWVLNTTLTIMGQLGMGLEDIKQQLPIKNTELRKNLVRIYYKQQNYEAATNILNGMQKSDFSRELTSKIEDSVRRMQVVSAKKLPETDKKNIAESPLENYLKLISELMVNDNFREVETQSLEAMENFPTQPYFYYSYGLALIEGGKYKEALTILELGLDFILDDEGLANKMYKELANAHTALGNSSKANMYLSKIKPGL, from the coding sequence ATGGGGTTATTCTTAATCCCATTGCCCCACTATGCACAGGAAGATAAAATTGAAGAGGAAGAAAGTGCAGAAGTTTTTTTGGAGGAGTATTCCGATGCATTTCAAGAGAAATTCTTTGAGGCCCTAAAACAAAAGGGTATTGAGAACTATGACAAAGCCATTAACCTCTTGTTGGAATGTAAACAATTTGAGGGGAACAATTCTGCGGTGGACTACGAGCTTGCAAAAGCCTATTTAGTTACCAAGAACTATATTTTAGCACAAGAATACGCCCTTTTATCCCTCGCATCAAGACCAGAAGACTATTGGGTACTGAATACAACATTGACCATCATGGGACAGCTAGGAATGGGATTGGAAGACATAAAACAGCAGTTACCCATTAAGAATACCGAATTAAGGAAAAATCTAGTACGCATCTATTATAAACAGCAAAACTACGAAGCGGCTACAAACATACTGAACGGTATGCAAAAATCGGACTTTTCAAGGGAACTGACTTCTAAAATTGAAGATTCCGTCCGCAGAATGCAAGTCGTTTCCGCTAAAAAATTGCCAGAAACGGATAAAAAAAACATAGCTGAAAGTCCCCTAGAAAATTACCTAAAACTAATTTCTGAATTAATGGTTAACGATAATTTTAGGGAGGTGGAAACACAAAGCTTGGAAGCCATGGAGAATTTCCCGACCCAACCCTATTTTTATTACAGCTATGGCTTGGCGCTTATTGAAGGTGGAAAATATAAAGAAGCACTGACCATCCTAGAATTGGGGCTAGATTTTATATTGGATGATGAAGGACTGGCAAATAAAATGTATAAGGAATTGGCAAATGCCCACACGGCCTTGGGAAATTCTTCCAAGGCAAATATGTATCTTAGTAAAATAAAACCTGGGTTATAA
- a CDS encoding DUF4292 domain-containing protein, which translates to MGNRKIKLQNWAVVVVMITLLFSCKSTSLVTNGVIDENISARSVIRNHYYSQLNFKTLSGRMKIDYSDGSSSQSVNVSFRMEKDKAVWLSAPLGIVKAYITPKRVTFYNKLDNEYFDGDFSYLSQLLGTELDFEKVQNLLLGEALFDLRDGKYTVDISNNNYQLKPKKSEDLFKTLFQIEPSNFRMATQQLSQPWKNRMLEINYKNYQKVSSWILPNKIEILTQDREHTNNIEIEYRNMEFNRALNFPYNIPNGFKEIALKEYEK; encoded by the coding sequence ATGGGAAATCGAAAAATAAAACTTCAAAATTGGGCTGTAGTCGTAGTGATGATAACACTACTCTTTTCATGTAAATCTACCAGCCTCGTAACCAATGGAGTAATAGATGAAAATATAAGCGCTAGGTCTGTAATAAGAAACCATTATTACAGCCAGCTGAATTTTAAGACCCTTAGCGGGAGAATGAAAATAGACTATTCTGATGGAAGTTCCTCTCAAAGCGTCAATGTTTCCTTTAGGATGGAAAAGGACAAGGCAGTATGGCTAAGTGCTCCTTTGGGAATCGTAAAGGCTTATATCACTCCAAAAAGGGTTACATTTTACAATAAATTAGACAACGAATATTTTGACGGCGATTTTTCTTATCTAAGCCAACTCTTGGGAACGGAGCTCGACTTTGAGAAGGTGCAAAACTTACTTTTAGGCGAAGCGCTCTTTGACCTTAGGGATGGGAAATACACCGTGGATATTTCCAATAACAACTATCAACTTAAGCCTAAAAAATCTGAAGACCTGTTTAAAACCCTTTTTCAGATAGAACCCTCAAATTTCCGTATGGCAACCCAGCAGCTATCCCAACCCTGGAAAAACAGGATGCTGGAGATCAATTATAAAAACTATCAAAAAGTCAGCAGTTGGATTCTGCCAAACAAAATTGAAATTCTAACCCAAGATAGGGAGCATACAAACAATATTGAAATAGAATACAGAAATATGGAGTTTAATAGAGCCTTAAATTTCCCTTATAACATACCAAATGGTTTTAAAGAAATTGCATTAAAAGAATATGAAAAGTAA
- the atpA gene encoding F0F1 ATP synthase subunit alpha has translation MAGVKAAEVSAILRKQLSGFEASASLNEVGTVLQVGDGIARVYGLSNVQYGELVEFEGGLQGIVLNLEEDNVGVVLLSPSRNVKEGSVVKRTQTIASIKVGEGIVGRVVDTLGNPIDGKGPITGELYELPLERKAPGVIFRQPVTEPLQTGIKAIDAMIPIGRGQRELVIGDRQTGKTTVCIDTILNQKEFYDAGKPVYCIYVAIGQKASTVALIAKTLEENGALAYTTIVAANASDPASMQVYAPFAGAAIGEFFRDTGRPALIIYDDLSKQAVAYREISLLLRRPPGREAYPGDVFFLHSRLLERAAKVIADDTIAKNMNDLPEALKPMVKGGGSLTALPIIETQAGDVSAYIPTNVISITDGQIFLTQDLFNQGVRPAINVGISVSRVGGNAQIKSMKKVAGTLKLDQAQFRELEAFAKFGSDLDAATLNVIEKGRRNVEILKQAQNDPFTVEDQVAIIYAGSKNLLRNVPVEKVKEFEKDYIEFLNAKHRPILDQLKAGKLTDEVIDVLSKVAKDLSAKYNA, from the coding sequence ATGGCAGGAGTAAAAGCCGCTGAAGTATCAGCAATATTAAGGAAACAATTATCAGGGTTTGAAGCGTCAGCTTCGTTAAACGAAGTAGGTACCGTATTACAGGTTGGTGATGGTATTGCCAGAGTTTACGGATTATCCAACGTTCAATACGGGGAATTGGTTGAATTTGAAGGTGGACTTCAAGGTATCGTTCTTAACCTGGAAGAAGATAATGTTGGTGTGGTATTGTTGAGCCCCTCCAGAAATGTTAAGGAAGGTTCCGTTGTAAAACGTACGCAGACCATTGCCTCTATAAAAGTAGGTGAAGGAATTGTAGGCCGTGTGGTGGATACTTTAGGTAATCCGATAGACGGAAAGGGACCTATAACAGGTGAACTTTATGAATTGCCATTGGAGCGTAAGGCTCCCGGGGTAATTTTCCGTCAGCCGGTAACCGAACCATTACAGACTGGAATTAAGGCGATCGATGCCATGATCCCTATAGGTAGAGGTCAGAGGGAACTTGTTATTGGTGACCGACAGACTGGTAAGACTACCGTTTGTATAGATACCATTTTGAATCAAAAAGAATTTTACGATGCAGGAAAGCCTGTATATTGTATATATGTTGCTATTGGCCAAAAGGCTTCAACAGTAGCTCTTATTGCTAAAACTCTGGAAGAAAATGGAGCTTTGGCCTATACTACCATTGTAGCAGCTAACGCTTCCGACCCTGCTTCTATGCAGGTTTATGCTCCTTTTGCAGGTGCAGCAATCGGGGAGTTTTTTAGGGATACCGGTAGACCAGCCTTGATCATTTATGATGATCTATCAAAACAAGCAGTTGCCTATCGTGAGATTTCCCTATTGTTAAGACGCCCACCGGGACGTGAGGCTTATCCTGGGGATGTATTCTTCCTTCATTCAAGATTATTGGAACGTGCAGCCAAAGTTATTGCCGATGATACCATTGCAAAAAACATGAACGACTTGCCAGAGGCATTAAAACCAATGGTAAAAGGTGGTGGATCTTTAACGGCCCTACCAATTATTGAAACTCAAGCAGGTGACGTTTCCGCATATATCCCAACCAACGTAATTTCTATTACGGATGGTCAGATATTCTTGACACAAGATTTATTTAACCAAGGAGTTCGTCCTGCGATCAACGTAGGTATCTCGGTTTCTCGTGTTGGAGGTAATGCCCAGATAAAATCGATGAAGAAGGTAGCAGGAACCCTGAAGTTGGATCAAGCACAATTCCGTGAATTGGAAGCTTTTGCCAAGTTCGGTTCAGATTTGGATGCAGCTACTTTGAATGTGATTGAGAAAGGACGTAGAAACGTGGAAATCCTTAAGCAAGCACAGAATGATCCATTCACCGTGGAAGATCAGGTTGCCATTATCTACGCCGGTTCAAAAAACTTGTTAAGAAATGTTCCTGTAGAGAAGGTAAAAGAATTTGAAAAGGACTATATCGAGTTCTTGAACGCAAAACATCGCCCAATCTTAGACCAACTAAAAGCTGGTAAACTAACCGATGAAGTGATAGATGTTTTGAGCAAGGTTGCCAAAGATTTATCGGCGAAATATAACGCCTAG
- a CDS encoding murein hydrolase activator EnvC, whose translation MKSKRSYSVYIVFFICFLGSTGIFAQTNEQKALETKREQLEQEIKEINRLLFAEKKERGTVLDQMEAMDQKINVRQQLIRVTNQQSNLLNRQINTNIRNIGKLRDDLALLKEEYGNMILKSYQNKSQQSRLMFLLSADNFFQAFKRFQYMKQYTQYRQEQGEQILVKTNELTNLNKELSTQRKEKDRLVAENTLVKNQLYKEIQSQKELLKTIRRNESKYASQINKKQQEAKRIDAQIERLIRSAIAASNKEVGKKTNTKAVSSSTFVLTPEATIVANNFSANKGKLIWPVEKGIKRQGFGIYNDAVYPGIKHQSNGVIIATDEGSQARSIFEGEVIAILSVPGGNKGVQIKHGNYISTYYNLSKVSVKKGDKVSIKSNLGEIYTSKTDGSTRLKFYLYRDTTRLNPEDWIYRL comes from the coding sequence ATGAAAAGTAAACGTTCGTATTCAGTTTATATAGTGTTTTTTATTTGCTTCCTTGGAAGCACAGGGATATTTGCGCAAACAAATGAGCAAAAGGCCTTGGAAACAAAGAGAGAACAATTAGAACAGGAAATCAAGGAAATTAACCGCTTGTTGTTCGCCGAAAAAAAAGAGCGGGGCACTGTACTAGATCAAATGGAAGCCATGGACCAGAAAATAAATGTGCGCCAACAATTAATTCGGGTAACCAATCAACAATCCAACCTCTTAAATAGACAAATTAACACCAACATTAGAAATATTGGGAAATTGCGAGATGATCTGGCGCTTCTAAAAGAGGAATACGGGAATATGATCCTAAAGTCTTATCAGAACAAATCACAACAGAGCAGGCTCATGTTTCTATTGTCTGCCGACAATTTCTTTCAGGCCTTTAAACGGTTCCAGTATATGAAGCAGTATACCCAATACCGACAGGAACAAGGGGAACAAATTCTAGTAAAGACCAACGAACTCACCAATTTAAACAAGGAACTTTCCACACAACGAAAGGAAAAAGACCGACTGGTGGCCGAGAATACTTTGGTAAAAAACCAACTGTACAAGGAAATACAGTCGCAAAAAGAACTCCTGAAGACCATTAGGCGTAACGAAAGTAAATACGCTTCTCAAATCAACAAAAAACAGCAAGAGGCCAAGCGTATTGATGCACAGATTGAACGATTGATTCGCAGCGCAATCGCGGCTTCCAATAAGGAAGTTGGCAAAAAAACCAATACCAAAGCAGTGAGCAGTAGTACATTTGTGCTTACGCCGGAAGCGACCATAGTGGCCAATAATTTCTCTGCCAATAAGGGGAAATTAATATGGCCAGTAGAAAAAGGGATTAAAAGACAGGGTTTTGGAATTTACAATGACGCCGTATACCCAGGAATAAAACATCAGAGCAATGGGGTTATCATTGCTACCGATGAAGGATCCCAAGCACGATCTATTTTTGAGGGGGAGGTCATCGCGATCCTATCAGTCCCCGGAGGCAATAAAGGGGTACAGATAAAACACGGAAACTACATTAGCACCTATTACAACCTTTCCAAAGTAAGCGTAAAAAAAGGAGATAAGGTAAGCATAAAGTCCAATTTAGGCGAGATATATACCAGTAAGACCGATGGCAGTACACGATTAAAATTCTATTTGTATAGGGATACTACAAGGCTCAATCCAGAAGATTGGATTTACCGCCTTTAA
- the atpE gene encoding ATP synthase F0 subunit C, whose protein sequence is MEIPTIVGAGLIVIGAAYGIGKIGGSAMDAIARQPEASGKIQTAMLIAAALIEGIGFAALFAS, encoded by the coding sequence ATGGAAATTCCAACTATTGTAGGAGCAGGTTTAATTGTTATTGGTGCAGCTTATGGTATCGGTAAAATTGGTGGTTCTGCTATGGATGCCATCGCACGTCAGCCAGAGGCTTCTGGTAAGATTCAAACAGCAATGTTGATTGCTGCTGCTCTTATCGAAGGTATCGGTTTTGCTGCGCTTTTCGCATCCTAA
- a CDS encoding oligosaccharide flippase family protein: MSQIKKLFKQTFIYGLATVLPRMLSFLLLPLYTEVLETAGFGEVSIIFAWFAIFNVLLAYGMETAFFRFYNNAEDRNKVVTTSLISIGISTLTFVVLALLFKDSIANFTNIEAKYINYAIYILALDALVIIPFAWLRANEKPLRYALIKILNISINFGLNLFFLIILPNWVGDHPNSVLSGLYKPNFEISYIFISNLIASATTLLFMLRLYLRRPYVFDKQLWFKMMNYGLPVLVAGIAFTINEVFDKILLSYLLPEAIAESEIGKYSACYKLAMFMTLFATAFRIGIEPFFFSHSSSKNPQKAYALITNYFVILGSIILLGVVVFADLLKVILVRDESYWEAMSIVPLIVLASFCLGIYHNLSVWYKVTDRTKFGAYISIVGALLTIAINFAFIPSMGYKASAVATLVAYATMMLLSYYFGRKYYPIPYNLRKITFYLGISILFSILSFYVFNRNLIIGGIFFAVFLAMAYKLENDTLKQIFIKK, from the coding sequence TTGAGTCAGATAAAAAAACTATTCAAGCAGACCTTTATCTATGGCTTGGCAACAGTGTTGCCAAGAATGCTTTCATTTCTTTTATTGCCTCTGTACACCGAAGTCTTGGAAACTGCTGGCTTTGGGGAAGTAAGCATCATTTTCGCATGGTTCGCCATTTTTAATGTCCTTTTGGCATACGGCATGGAAACCGCCTTCTTTAGATTCTACAACAATGCAGAAGACCGTAATAAGGTAGTGACTACTTCCTTGATTTCCATTGGAATATCCACGCTAACCTTTGTTGTTCTCGCCCTTCTCTTTAAGGATTCTATTGCCAATTTCACCAATATAGAAGCCAAATACATAAACTACGCCATTTATATTTTGGCATTGGATGCACTTGTCATTATACCTTTTGCTTGGCTTAGGGCCAATGAAAAACCGTTGCGCTACGCTTTAATCAAAATATTAAACATTTCCATAAATTTTGGACTTAACCTATTCTTCCTAATTATTTTACCCAACTGGGTCGGAGACCACCCCAACTCGGTATTGTCTGGCTTATATAAACCCAATTTTGAGATCTCCTATATCTTTATCTCTAATCTAATTGCGAGTGCCACTACCCTACTGTTTATGTTGCGCTTATACCTCAGGCGTCCTTACGTTTTTGATAAGCAATTATGGTTTAAAATGATGAATTATGGCCTTCCAGTCTTGGTAGCAGGAATTGCCTTTACCATTAACGAGGTCTTTGATAAAATTCTGCTTTCATACCTCTTGCCAGAAGCCATTGCTGAAAGCGAAATTGGAAAATATTCGGCCTGTTATAAATTAGCCATGTTTATGACCTTATTTGCTACCGCCTTTAGAATTGGTATAGAACCCTTCTTCTTTAGTCACTCCTCCTCCAAAAACCCACAAAAAGCTTATGCGTTAATCACCAATTATTTTGTGATTTTAGGAAGTATCATATTGTTAGGAGTAGTCGTATTTGCCGACCTGCTTAAGGTGATTTTAGTGAGGGACGAATCCTATTGGGAGGCAATGTCCATTGTGCCTTTAATTGTACTGGCAAGTTTTTGTCTGGGTATCTACCACAACCTATCGGTATGGTATAAAGTTACGGATAGGACAAAATTTGGCGCTTATATTTCAATTGTAGGGGCGCTATTGACAATTGCTATCAATTTCGCCTTCATACCATCAATGGGATATAAGGCGTCCGCAGTAGCTACCTTAGTAGCTTATGCCACCATGATGCTGTTATCCTATTATTTTGGCAGAAAATACTACCCAATCCCCTATAACCTCAGAAAGATCACTTTTTACCTAGGAATATCCATCCTCTTTTCTATATTATCCTTCTATGTATTTAATCGCAATTTAATCATAGGAGGTATATTTTTCGCAGTATTTTTGGCTATGGCATACAAGCTTGAAAACGATACACTAAAACAAATATTTATAAAAAAATGA